Proteins encoded in a region of the Pigmentiphaga litoralis genome:
- a CDS encoding alpha/beta fold hydrolase has protein sequence MPERLPVTGALPQTAWRRTGHGEPVILIHGVGMAQSVWQPQVDALSRDHDVIVYDMLGHGDSTLPAEGATLADYAAQLADLMDHLGIKAANIVGHSMGALIALEFALTQPKRTLRVAALNAVFERTPEQRAAVQARAEALKQSGFAATIGPTIDRWFGTPVPARLRDAADLVAGLLTRVSPTGYARTYRLFASSDAVHASRLPTLAMPALFLTGEFDANSSPAMSRAMGDLAPNAVVKILPDARHMMNLTHPDEVNASLRTFLAMPRDVEYFDIESKNQEVHHDVSP, from the coding sequence ATGCCTGAGCGCCTTCCTGTCACGGGCGCCCTGCCGCAGACTGCCTGGCGCCGCACCGGTCACGGCGAACCCGTGATCCTGATCCACGGCGTGGGCATGGCGCAGTCGGTGTGGCAGCCGCAGGTCGATGCCCTGTCTCGCGATCACGACGTCATCGTCTACGACATGCTGGGCCACGGCGACAGCACCTTGCCAGCCGAAGGGGCGACGCTGGCTGACTATGCCGCGCAACTGGCGGACCTGATGGACCATCTGGGCATCAAGGCCGCGAACATCGTGGGGCATTCGATGGGCGCATTGATCGCGCTGGAATTTGCGTTGACGCAGCCCAAGCGCACCTTGCGGGTGGCGGCATTGAACGCGGTGTTCGAGCGCACGCCCGAGCAACGCGCGGCGGTGCAAGCGCGTGCCGAGGCCCTGAAACAAAGCGGCTTTGCGGCCACCATCGGCCCGACCATCGACCGGTGGTTCGGCACGCCGGTGCCTGCGCGCTTGCGTGATGCCGCCGACCTGGTAGCGGGCCTGCTGACCCGCGTCAGCCCCACGGGCTACGCGCGCACCTACCGCCTGTTCGCCAGCAGCGACGCCGTGCACGCCAGCCGCTTGCCCACGCTGGCCATGCCGGCGCTGTTCCTGACCGGCGAATTCGATGCCAATTCCAGCCCGGCCATGTCACGCGCGATGGGCGACCTCGCGCCCAATGCGGTGGTCAAGATCCTGCCGGATGCGCGCCACATGATGAACCTGACCCATCCGGACGAAGTGAACGCGTCGCTCCGGACCTTCCTGGCCATGCCGCGAGACGTGGAATACTTCGATATCGAATCGAAGAATCAGGAAGTCCACCACGATGTCAGTCCCTAA
- a CDS encoding cystathionine gamma-synthase family protein — MDKTDKQGITTTIVHRDRRVGVEFGALRSPVHMSAQYGFEKVEDLIGMFQGTKKGAFNYARQATPTSAMLEAKINELEEGVGTVCFATGMAAITAVFLTLLKAGDHIIASQHVFGNTNSLFGTLRQFGILVTMDDLTDAQRVADAITPATRMVFVETIANPGTQIVDLQGIGDICRDKGLVYVVDNTITSPALFKPKRVGATLVINSLTKTLSGHGAALGGAVTDTGLFDWASYPNIADAYRDVAPAQQGLQQIRKKGLRDMGGSLSSEHANQVSIGMETLTLRVRQSSQTAQALAEFLVSHPAVGRVSYPGLPDHPQHARAKELFRANAWLLSFELRDASQTVAFMNDLSIPIKATGLGDTRTLVIPVAATIFWEAGPEKRKEMDIPDGFIRVSVGLEEADDLLADFARCLDKVAGKA; from the coding sequence ATGGACAAGACAGACAAGCAGGGCATCACCACCACCATCGTCCACCGCGACCGCCGCGTCGGCGTGGAATTCGGCGCGCTGCGCTCCCCCGTCCATATGTCCGCCCAGTATGGTTTCGAGAAGGTCGAAGACCTGATCGGGATGTTCCAGGGCACCAAGAAAGGCGCGTTCAACTACGCCCGCCAGGCCACGCCCACGTCGGCCATGCTCGAAGCCAAGATCAATGAACTGGAAGAAGGCGTCGGCACTGTCTGCTTCGCGACCGGCATGGCCGCGATCACTGCCGTCTTCCTGACCCTCCTCAAGGCCGGTGACCACATCATTGCCAGCCAGCATGTGTTCGGCAACACCAACAGCCTGTTCGGCACGCTGCGCCAGTTCGGCATCCTGGTCACCATGGACGACCTGACCGATGCCCAGCGCGTGGCCGATGCGATCACGCCGGCCACCCGCATGGTCTTTGTCGAGACCATTGCCAACCCCGGTACCCAGATCGTCGATCTGCAAGGCATTGGCGACATCTGCCGCGACAAGGGCCTGGTCTACGTGGTCGACAACACGATTACATCGCCTGCCCTGTTCAAGCCCAAGCGCGTCGGCGCCACGCTGGTCATCAACTCGCTGACCAAGACCCTGTCCGGCCACGGCGCCGCACTTGGCGGCGCCGTGACCGACACCGGCCTGTTCGATTGGGCCAGCTATCCCAACATTGCCGACGCCTACCGCGACGTCGCGCCCGCCCAGCAAGGCCTGCAGCAGATCCGCAAGAAGGGGCTGCGCGACATGGGCGGCTCGCTGTCTTCCGAGCATGCGAACCAGGTGTCGATCGGCATGGAAACGCTGACCCTGCGTGTGCGCCAGAGCAGCCAGACCGCGCAAGCCCTGGCCGAATTCCTGGTGTCGCACCCCGCCGTGGGCCGCGTGTCCTACCCCGGCCTGCCCGACCATCCGCAACACGCCCGCGCAAAGGAACTGTTCCGCGCCAACGCGTGGCTGCTGTCGTTCGAGCTGCGCGACGCCAGCCAGACCGTGGCCTTCATGAACGATCTGAGCATCCCGATCAAGGCGACGGGCCTGGGCGATACCCGCACCCTGGTTATTCCGGTCGCCGCCACGATCTTCTGGGAAGCCGGTCCTGAGAAGCGCAAGGAAATGGACATTCCTGACGGCTTCATCCGCGTGTCGGTGGGCCTGGAAGAAGCCGACGACCTGCTGGCGGACTTTGCGCGCTGCCTGGACAAGGTGGCCGGCAAGGCCTGA
- a CDS encoding Bug family tripartite tricarboxylate transporter substrate binding protein: MTHSALPARPARRLALIATAALFATAPLMAHAAYPDKPITLVVPFAPGGSSDIIARNIAPALSAKLGQTIVVENVAGAGGMLGTQRAVRASADGYTILLGSGSEILINKLINPSVGYDGMKDLAPAVFIGTGPMVLLGKPSLAAKTVPELLQLARAEPGKLSYASAGNGTPMHVAGELLKMRAKIDMTHVPYRGAAPALVDLLGGQIDLGVSTLSAAQVYIKSGKLKALAVTSAKPSDLAPGIPAMGQQPGLEGFDLGVWFGLFVPVKTPGDIVQKVQAASQDVLRDPAIRKNLADQGITASGASADELRTFMAAEVEKYRAVVKAANITAE; this comes from the coding sequence ATGACCCATTCCGCCCTTCCCGCGCGCCCCGCCCGCCGCCTCGCTTTGATCGCCACGGCCGCCCTGTTCGCCACCGCCCCGTTGATGGCCCACGCCGCCTATCCCGACAAGCCCATCACGCTGGTCGTGCCGTTCGCGCCGGGCGGCAGCTCGGACATCATTGCGCGCAACATCGCGCCGGCATTAAGCGCGAAGCTGGGCCAGACCATTGTGGTGGAAAACGTTGCCGGTGCGGGCGGCATGCTGGGCACGCAGCGCGCGGTGCGGGCGTCGGCCGATGGCTACACGATCCTGCTGGGGTCGGGGTCCGAGATCCTGATCAACAAGCTGATCAACCCGTCGGTGGGCTATGACGGCATGAAGGATCTGGCGCCGGCCGTGTTCATCGGCACGGGTCCGATGGTGCTGTTGGGCAAGCCAAGCCTGGCGGCCAAGACGGTGCCGGAACTGCTGCAACTGGCCCGCGCCGAGCCGGGCAAGCTGAGCTATGCATCCGCCGGCAACGGCACGCCCATGCATGTGGCGGGCGAACTGCTCAAGATGCGCGCCAAGATCGACATGACGCATGTGCCCTATCGCGGCGCGGCTCCCGCCTTGGTGGACCTGCTGGGCGGCCAGATCGACCTGGGCGTGTCCACGCTGAGCGCAGCGCAGGTCTACATCAAGTCGGGCAAGTTGAAGGCACTGGCCGTGACCAGCGCCAAGCCATCGGACCTTGCGCCGGGCATCCCGGCGATGGGTCAGCAGCCGGGGCTGGAAGGCTTCGACCTGGGCGTGTGGTTCGGCCTGTTCGTGCCGGTCAAGACGCCTGGCGACATCGTGCAGAAGGTGCAGGCGGCGTCGCAGGACGTGCTGCGTGATCCGGCCATTCGCAAGAACCTGGCGGATCAGGGCATCACGGCATCGGGCGCGTCGGCCGACGAACTGCGCACCTTCATGGCGGCCGAGGTCGAGAAATACCGCGCGGTCGTGAAGGCCGCCAACATCACTGCGGAATGA
- a CDS encoding 4-oxalomesaconate tautomerase, which yields MQTKIPCVMMRGGTSSGPFFLARDLPDDIALRDEILIAAMGSPHEYQVDGIGGATPFTSKVAIISRSTRPGIDVDYLFAQVLVNERYVDTKPNCGNMLGAVGPFAIEQGLVPAQAGETTVRIFNVNTRAEVDAIVETPNGVVTYAGTTAIDGVPGTAAPVRLNFRSAIGSVTGKLLPTGRPIDVIDGVEVSCVDVAMPMVLIPAEQVGKTGHEGANELDADVALLARMEAIRRQAGELMGLGDVSKSVVPKIGLMARPAKGGTISSRYFVPYACHKAHAVTGAVCVAAACATPGTIAQRLSGLPDTSPQGVVEIEHPSGSIAIDLNVELGGDHPVIHRAALIRTARRLFEGNVLIPEHVMAEA from the coding sequence ATGCAAACCAAGATTCCCTGCGTGATGATGCGCGGCGGCACTTCCAGCGGTCCCTTCTTCCTTGCCAGGGACCTGCCCGACGACATTGCCTTGCGCGACGAGATCCTGATTGCCGCAATGGGTTCGCCGCACGAATACCAGGTCGACGGTATCGGCGGCGCCACGCCGTTCACCAGCAAGGTCGCGATCATCAGCCGGTCCACCCGGCCTGGCATCGATGTCGACTATCTGTTTGCGCAGGTGCTGGTCAACGAACGCTATGTCGACACCAAACCCAACTGCGGCAACATGCTCGGCGCGGTGGGCCCGTTTGCCATCGAGCAGGGCCTCGTGCCTGCACAAGCGGGCGAGACCACGGTCCGCATCTTCAATGTGAACACCCGGGCCGAGGTCGATGCCATCGTCGAAACGCCGAACGGCGTCGTCACCTACGCCGGCACGACCGCGATCGATGGCGTGCCGGGAACAGCCGCACCGGTTCGCCTGAACTTTCGCAGCGCCATCGGTTCCGTCACCGGCAAGCTGCTGCCGACGGGCCGCCCGATCGATGTGATCGACGGCGTGGAAGTCAGCTGCGTGGACGTCGCCATGCCCATGGTGCTGATCCCGGCCGAACAGGTGGGCAAAACTGGTCACGAAGGCGCCAACGAACTGGATGCCGACGTGGCGCTGCTGGCCCGCATGGAAGCGATCCGTCGCCAGGCGGGTGAACTGATGGGGTTGGGCGACGTGTCGAAGTCGGTGGTGCCCAAGATCGGGCTGATGGCGCGGCCTGCCAAGGGGGGCACCATTTCGTCCCGCTACTTCGTGCCCTACGCCTGCCACAAGGCGCATGCGGTCACGGGTGCCGTCTGCGTGGCGGCCGCGTGCGCCACGCCCGGAACGATTGCGCAGCGCCTGTCCGGATTGCCGGATACGTCGCCGCAAGGCGTGGTCGAGATCGAACATCCGTCGGGCAGCATTGCCATCGACCTGAATGTCGAGTTGGGCGGCGATCACCCCGTCATCCATCGGGCGGCGCTGATCCGCACCGCGCGCCGGCTGTTCGAAGGCAATGTCCTGATTCCCGAACATGTGATGGCTGAGGCCTGA
- a CDS encoding GntR family transcriptional regulator, with protein sequence MSVPNAASLKVDRSAKTLRELSLEKMRDAILNDHFKPGERLVERTLCAQLDVSRSIVREVLRHLETEGLVESIPYQGPVVARLDSGQAAQIYEIRALLEGHAARLCAEKASDDMIARLSELNDRIHAAFGRNDFAEVMARTADFYEAMFAGSGMTVAWGVVQSLNARINRLRAVTISSTGRRADAAAEMARLVKALKDRDPDAAQDASQAHVRHVAAIAAKRLAELG encoded by the coding sequence ATGTCAGTCCCTAACGCCGCTTCGCTCAAGGTCGACCGCAGCGCCAAGACCTTGCGTGAGCTGTCGCTGGAGAAAATGCGCGACGCCATTCTCAACGATCACTTCAAGCCCGGCGAACGTCTGGTCGAGCGCACGCTGTGCGCGCAACTGGACGTGAGCCGGTCGATCGTCCGGGAAGTGCTGCGGCACCTGGAGACCGAAGGCCTGGTCGAGTCGATTCCCTATCAGGGTCCGGTGGTTGCGCGGCTCGACAGCGGGCAGGCCGCGCAGATCTATGAGATCCGCGCCCTGCTTGAAGGCCATGCGGCGCGGCTGTGTGCCGAGAAGGCCAGCGACGACATGATTGCAAGATTGAGCGAGCTCAATGACCGCATCCATGCCGCGTTCGGCCGCAACGACTTTGCCGAAGTCATGGCGCGCACCGCCGACTTCTACGAAGCCATGTTCGCCGGCAGCGGCATGACGGTGGCCTGGGGCGTGGTGCAGTCGCTGAACGCCCGCATCAACCGCCTGCGTGCCGTGACCATCTCGTCCACCGGCCGGCGGGCCGACGCCGCGGCCGAAATGGCCAGGCTGGTCAAGGCCCTGAAAGACCGCGATCCGGACGCCGCGCAAGACGCTTCGCAGGCCCACGTGCGCCATGTGGCGGCCATTGCCGCCAAACGGCTGGCCGAGTTGGGTTAA
- a CDS encoding amino acid synthesis family protein: protein MSHGIRKIVTYTEDTFIEGGKDAATPLRLFAVAAVLKNPWAGQGFVDDLKPQIHAVAPVLGEQITNTLLGLTGGGDAIEAYGKAAVVGSNGEIEHASALIHTLRFGNFYRKAVGAKSYLSFTNVRGGPNCAISIPMMHKHDEGMRSHYLTLQFAINDAPGPDEIVVALGASIGGRPHHRIGDRYQDLADLGSNHA from the coding sequence ATGAGCCACGGAATTCGCAAGATCGTTACCTATACCGAAGACACCTTTATCGAAGGCGGCAAGGACGCCGCGACCCCGCTGCGCCTGTTTGCCGTCGCCGCCGTGCTGAAAAACCCTTGGGCCGGCCAGGGCTTCGTCGATGACCTGAAGCCGCAGATCCACGCGGTTGCCCCGGTGCTGGGGGAGCAGATCACCAACACGCTGCTGGGCCTGACCGGCGGCGGCGATGCCATTGAAGCGTATGGCAAGGCCGCGGTCGTGGGCAGCAATGGCGAGATCGAGCATGCATCGGCGCTGATCCACACGCTGCGCTTCGGCAACTTCTATCGCAAGGCCGTGGGCGCCAAAAGCTATCTGAGCTTTACCAATGTGCGCGGCGGTCCGAACTGCGCCATCTCGATCCCGATGATGCACAAGCACGATGAAGGCATGCGGTCACACTACCTGACGCTGCAGTTCGCGATCAACGATGCGCCGGGTCCGGACGAGATCGTGGTGGCGCTGGGTGCATCGATCGGTGGCCGGCCCCATCACCGCATTGGCGACCGCTACCAGGACCTGGCCGATCTGGGCAGCAACCATGCCTGA
- a CDS encoding thiamine pyrophosphate-binding protein, whose product MMNAATPTVGDAIVDYLHRLSVEHAFGVLSIHNMPLLDALGRDGRIRYVGARGEAGAVGMADACARVTGRIGVAFTSTGTGAGNAAGALIEALTAGTPLLHITGQVAVPYLDRGRSYVHETKDQLSMLTAVSKAAFRVWSARTALATLEEAARVAMTAPTGPVSVEIPIDLQGEPFMAMVPAAPRVERAEPDDAALRELAIRLKQARRPLLWVGGGARHAKTEVRRLLDMGFAVVTTLQGRGIVPEDDPRTLAAFNSQPAIEAFYGTCDALLVVGSRLRVPETLTHTLKLPTPCYQIDADPLASQRGYPTDLFVCADAQRALSRLIALLEEGLAIDPALQEDAATARHQAASMLRAAVAPYDQVADALQMVCGRDFNWVRDVTISNSTWGNRLFPLLDVAQGVHAVGGGIGQGLAMAIGAAVGTPGRRTWALAGDGGFMLNLGELATAVQEDTGMVLLVMNDGGYGILRNLQDADYGGRRYYADLHGFDLRLLAESVGASYLRVGTMTEVQEVLAVAARRRPPVTLIEFDMQAIGPFAKPFTGPPLGKG is encoded by the coding sequence ACGGGGCGAAGCCGGCGCGGTCGGCATGGCGGACGCCTGCGCCCGTGTCACAGGACGGATAGGAGTTGCGTTCACCAGTACCGGTACCGGCGCGGGCAACGCCGCGGGCGCGTTGATCGAAGCGTTGACCGCCGGCACGCCCCTGCTGCACATCACGGGGCAGGTGGCTGTGCCTTACCTGGATCGCGGGCGATCGTACGTCCACGAAACCAAGGACCAATTGAGCATGCTCACCGCGGTATCCAAAGCCGCGTTCCGCGTGTGGTCCGCGCGAACGGCCTTGGCCACGCTGGAAGAAGCGGCGCGCGTGGCCATGACCGCGCCCACCGGCCCGGTCAGTGTCGAGATCCCGATCGACCTGCAAGGCGAGCCCTTCATGGCGATGGTGCCGGCAGCGCCGCGCGTCGAGCGCGCCGAGCCCGACGATGCCGCGTTGCGCGAACTGGCCATTCGGCTCAAGCAGGCGCGCCGCCCGCTGCTATGGGTGGGCGGCGGCGCGCGCCATGCCAAGACCGAAGTGCGGCGTCTGCTCGACATGGGCTTTGCCGTCGTCACGACCCTGCAGGGCCGGGGCATCGTGCCCGAAGACGATCCGCGCACACTGGCTGCCTTCAATTCGCAGCCCGCGATCGAAGCGTTCTATGGCACCTGCGATGCGCTGCTGGTGGTCGGGTCGCGGCTGCGGGTTCCCGAGACCCTGACCCACACCTTGAAGCTGCCGACACCGTGTTATCAGATCGATGCCGATCCGCTGGCGTCGCAACGCGGTTACCCGACCGATCTTTTCGTCTGTGCCGATGCGCAGCGCGCGCTGTCGCGGCTGATCGCCTTGCTGGAAGAAGGCCTGGCCATCGATCCGGCATTGCAGGAGGACGCGGCCACCGCGCGGCACCAGGCGGCCAGCATGCTGCGTGCGGCGGTGGCGCCGTATGACCAGGTGGCGGACGCCTTGCAAATGGTGTGTGGCCGCGACTTCAACTGGGTCCGCGACGTCACGATCTCGAACAGCACGTGGGGCAACCGGCTGTTCCCTCTGCTGGATGTCGCCCAGGGCGTGCATGCCGTGGGCGGAGGGATCGGCCAGGGCCTGGCGATGGCCATCGGCGCCGCGGTCGGCACGCCCGGTCGCCGCACGTGGGCGCTTGCCGGTGATGGCGGCTTCATGCTGAACCTGGGCGAACTGGCCACGGCCGTGCAGGAAGATACCGGCATGGTCCTGCTCGTGATGAATGATGGGGGGTATGGCATCCTGCGCAATCTGCAGGACGCCGATTACGGTGGCCGGCGCTATTACGCGGACCTGCACGGCTTCGATCTGCGGCTGCTGGCCGAATCGGTCGGCGCCAGCTACCTGCGGGTGGGCACGATGACGGAGGTCCAGGAGGTACTGGCGGTGGCGGCTCGGCGCCGGCCGCCGGTCACGCTGATCGAATTCGACATGCAGGCGATCGGCCCGTTCGCCAAGCCCTTCACCGGACCGCCGCTCGGGAAGGGCTGA
- a CDS encoding Bug family tripartite tricarboxylate transporter substrate binding protein translates to MTFHTGRRHVLGLGMALGLFLGLTALAWHHPATAQAYPAKPIKLIVPFAPGGGNDAIARLLGRQLSESLGQPVVIDNRAGAGGRLGVEQGIRAEPDGYTLTLISNSYAANPSLYPIKFDPLKDITPVGMIARAPLLIAVNPKLPARTVPELIALAKTKSGGLTFASSGQGGISHLATELFLKSAGIDMTHVPYKGTSPALTDTVAGLTDVFFSTPGAASPYMKNQRLNVLAVTTPKRSAAEPQIPTVMESGLPDYDVTVWYGIIAPKGLDPAIQKQLNQSINTALGSKEVQDHLKTTGEETSPGTPAAFMDQINKEVALWRRVVADARIQVD, encoded by the coding sequence ATGACTTTTCACACTGGCCGCAGGCACGTCCTGGGTTTGGGCATGGCGCTCGGTTTGTTCCTGGGACTGACGGCGCTGGCCTGGCACCACCCCGCGACCGCGCAAGCCTATCCCGCCAAGCCCATCAAGCTGATCGTGCCGTTCGCGCCCGGCGGCGGCAATGATGCGATTGCCCGGCTGCTTGGACGGCAGCTGTCGGAATCGCTTGGCCAACCGGTTGTGATCGACAACCGTGCGGGGGCCGGTGGACGGCTGGGGGTCGAACAAGGTATCCGCGCGGAACCCGACGGCTATACGCTGACGCTGATCTCTAACAGTTATGCCGCCAACCCCAGCCTTTACCCGATCAAGTTCGATCCGCTCAAGGACATTACCCCGGTTGGCATGATTGCCCGTGCGCCCCTGCTGATTGCAGTGAATCCCAAGCTGCCGGCCCGCACCGTGCCTGAACTGATTGCGCTGGCCAAAACCAAATCCGGAGGGCTGACCTTTGCGTCGTCCGGACAGGGCGGCATCTCGCACCTGGCGACCGAACTCTTCCTGAAGAGCGCCGGCATCGACATGACCCACGTGCCCTACAAGGGAACGTCGCCCGCATTGACCGACACGGTGGCCGGCCTGACCGATGTGTTCTTCAGCACGCCCGGCGCGGCGTCGCCTTACATGAAGAACCAGCGATTGAACGTGCTGGCCGTGACGACACCCAAACGCAGCGCGGCCGAACCGCAGATTCCAACGGTCATGGAGTCCGGCCTGCCCGACTACGACGTGACGGTGTGGTACGGCATCATCGCGCCCAAAGGCCTGGACCCGGCGATTCAAAAGCAGTTGAACCAGTCCATCAATACGGCGCTGGGCAGCAAGGAAGTCCAGGACCACTTGAAGACGACCGGCGAAGAGACCTCGCCCGGCACGCCTGCTGCCTTCATGGACCAGATCAATAAAGAAGTCGCCCTGTGGCGGCGTGTCGTGGCCGACGCGCGCATCCAGGTGGACTGA